In the genome of Tropicibacter oceani, one region contains:
- the flgA gene encoding flagellar basal body P-ring formation chaperone FlgA yields the protein MIALIAGPGFADTVIATRTIRPQQLVSASDVRIDPTTVEGAHQSLGEVIGQEARIALYPGRAVMHGAVGEPALIDRNQVVELVYSTGGLRIVAEGRALGRGGIGERIRVMNTGSRTVLFGQIAPDGSVLVTK from the coding sequence ATGATCGCCCTCATCGCGGGCCCCGGTTTCGCCGACACGGTGATCGCCACCCGTACGATCCGGCCGCAACAGCTGGTTTCGGCAAGCGACGTGCGGATCGACCCCACCACCGTCGAAGGCGCCCACCAAAGCCTGGGCGAGGTCATCGGCCAAGAGGCGCGCATCGCGCTTTATCCCGGTCGTGCGGTCATGCACGGCGCGGTCGGCGAACCGGCCCTGATCGACCGCAACCAGGTGGTCGAACTGGTCTATTCGACCGGCGGCCTGCGCATCGTGGCCGAGGGCCGGGCCCTTGGCCGCGGCGGTATCGGTGAACGGATTCGCGTCATGAACACCGGATCCAGAACAGTTCTTTTCGGCCAGATTGCCCCGGACGGCTCTGTGCTGGTCACAAAATGA
- the flgG gene encoding flagellar basal-body rod protein FlgG yields the protein MRALQIAATGMSAQQTRVEVISNNLSNMSTTGYNARRAEFADLHYQQAARPGTVNASDGTVLPTGVQLGLGVRPSSVSVMLSQGALSSTGGDLDVAIEGAGYLEVTLPSGQAAYTRDGALKRTGEGLIVNSEGFPVSPEITIPDDARSISINGDGEVYAYFADSAEAQLLGQFTMVGFTNAKGLEAIGSNLFVETEASGAALQTTPGQDGLGTLRQGFLEESSVDPVKEITDLIEAQRGYELNSKVISAADQMLAATSQIR from the coding sequence ATGCGCGCCCTTCAAATCGCCGCCACGGGCATGAGTGCCCAGCAAACCCGGGTCGAGGTCATCTCGAACAACCTCTCGAACATGAGCACCACGGGTTACAACGCCCGCCGGGCCGAATTCGCCGACCTGCACTATCAACAGGCCGCCCGCCCCGGCACGGTCAATGCCTCGGACGGCACCGTGCTGCCCACCGGCGTGCAGCTGGGCCTGGGTGTCCGGCCCTCCTCGGTGTCGGTGATGCTGTCGCAGGGCGCGCTGTCCTCGACCGGGGGCGATCTGGACGTCGCCATCGAAGGCGCCGGCTATCTCGAGGTGACGCTGCCTTCTGGCCAGGCCGCCTATACCCGCGACGGCGCACTGAAACGCACCGGCGAAGGGCTGATCGTCAACTCCGAAGGCTTCCCCGTCTCGCCGGAAATCACCATTCCCGACGATGCCCGCAGCATTTCGATCAACGGCGACGGCGAGGTTTACGCCTATTTCGCGGATTCAGCCGAGGCGCAGCTGCTGGGGCAGTTCACCATGGTCGGATTTACCAACGCCAAGGGGCTCGAGGCCATCGGCTCGAACCTTTTCGTGGAAACCGAAGCCTCGGGCGCGGCGCTTCAGACAACGCCGGGCCAGGACGGCCTCGGCACCCTGCGCCAAGGCTTTCTCGAAGAAAGCTCGGTCGATCCGGTCAAGGAAATCACCGACCTGATCGAGGCCCAGCGCGGCTATGAGCTGAATTCCAAAGTCATCTCGGCCGCCGACCAGATGCTGGCCGCAACAAGTCAGATCCGCTGA
- a CDS encoding flagellar hook-basal body complex protein → MEATGYAALSRLSGLKREMQVIANNIANANTTGFRQQGIIFSEYVQDADGGASVAMSAARIRNTSFVQGTLEQTNGMFDMAIEGDGFFLIDAPNGQRLTRAGSFTPSNEGTLVTPDGYPVLGNGGAPVFVPPDATDLAIGRDGTISSKGVPLGQIGVVRPLEPTQMVREGSVLFRADAGFEPMEEPGVMQGFVEASNVNPILQISRMVEVQRAYELGQSFLDKEDERIRSAINAFIK, encoded by the coding sequence ATGGAAGCCACAGGATACGCTGCCCTTTCGCGCCTTTCGGGGCTCAAGCGGGAAATGCAGGTCATTGCCAACAATATCGCCAACGCCAATACCACCGGCTTTCGGCAGCAGGGGATCATCTTTTCCGAATACGTGCAGGATGCCGATGGCGGCGCGTCGGTTGCCATGTCGGCGGCCCGCATCCGCAACACATCCTTTGTGCAGGGCACGCTTGAGCAGACCAACGGCATGTTCGACATGGCCATCGAGGGCGACGGGTTCTTCCTGATCGACGCGCCCAATGGCCAGCGCCTGACCCGTGCCGGCAGCTTTACCCCCAGCAACGAGGGCACGCTTGTCACCCCTGACGGCTATCCGGTTCTGGGCAACGGCGGTGCGCCGGTCTTTGTGCCGCCCGATGCCACGGATCTGGCCATTGGCCGCGACGGCACCATCAGTTCCAAGGGCGTTCCGCTGGGCCAGATCGGCGTGGTCCGCCCGCTGGAACCCACCCAGATGGTGCGCGAGGGCAGCGTGCTGTTCCGCGCCGACGCCGGGTTCGAACCGATGGAGGAACCGGGCGTCATGCAGGGCTTTGTCGAAGCCTCCAACGTCAATCCGATCCTCCAGATTTCCCGGATGGTCGAGGTGCAGCGCGCCTATGAACTGGGCCAAAGTTTTCTGGACAAGGAAGACGAACGCATCCGGTCCGCCATCAACGCCTTTATCAAGTAA
- a CDS encoding flagellar biosynthetic protein FliQ: MMTEAIFFDTLRQGLWIATVTSIPILTAALVAGVGVGLFQALTSIQEMTLTFVPKLMAIVVVFWMSMSFMTRTLVEFFQAQIIPIIVGG, translated from the coding sequence ATGATGACAGAAGCCATCTTTTTCGACACGCTGCGCCAGGGGCTGTGGATCGCCACGGTCACCTCGATCCCGATCCTGACCGCCGCGCTTGTCGCGGGCGTCGGCGTGGGCCTGTTTCAGGCGCTCACCTCGATCCAGGAAATGACGCTGACCTTTGTGCCGAAACTCATGGCGATCGTCGTCGTCTTCTGGATGTCGATGAGCTTCATGACACGCACCCTGGTCGAATTCTTCCAGGCCCAGATCATTCCCATCATCGTCGGAGGTTGA
- the fliE gene encoding flagellar hook-basal body complex protein FliE codes for MDVRSLYAAQKYAASLPAMEPDATQKPSLQGSFAQAAQDFVGTLREAEQTAQQNMAGDADPHALVEALAQSELAVETVVAVRNKVVEAYQEILRMPV; via the coding sequence ATGGACGTCCGATCGCTCTATGCAGCACAGAAATACGCCGCCTCGCTTCCCGCGATGGAACCCGATGCTACCCAAAAGCCCAGCCTGCAGGGCAGCTTTGCCCAGGCCGCGCAGGATTTCGTCGGCACCCTTCGCGAAGCCGAGCAAACCGCGCAGCAGAACATGGCCGGCGATGCCGATCCCCATGCGCTGGTCGAGGCATTGGCCCAGTCCGAACTGGCCGTCGAAACCGTGGTTGCCGTGCGCAACAAGGTGGTCGAAGCCTACCAGGAAATCCTGCGGATGCCGGTCTGA
- the flgC gene encoding flagellar basal body rod protein FlgC — protein sequence MSAFSDALSVTASGLKAQATRLRVVSENIANMDTPGFRRKSVPFQLDKGDTALSRVETGRVRLDRSELEQIYDPSHPLADETGNYDGSNVDLVIEIADAREAQRSYEANLKMFDQTRQMSTGLMDLLRR from the coding sequence ATGAGTGCCTTTTCCGACGCGCTAAGCGTCACCGCCAGCGGACTGAAAGCCCAGGCAACCCGCCTGCGCGTGGTCTCGGAAAACATCGCGAACATGGACACCCCCGGCTTTCGCCGCAAATCGGTGCCCTTCCAGCTGGACAAGGGCGACACCGCGCTGTCGCGGGTGGAAACCGGGCGTGTGCGGCTGGATCGTTCCGAGCTTGAACAGATCTATGACCCCTCGCATCCGCTGGCCGATGAAACCGGGAACTATGACGGATCGAACGTCGACCTGGTGATCGAAATCGCCGACGCGCGCGAAGCCCAGCGCAGCTATGAGGCCAACCTCAAGATGTTTGACCAGACCCGCCAGATGTCCACCGGACTGATGGACCTGCTGAGACGCTGA
- a CDS encoding FlgB family protein: MFQNLDVFRTAMAMAKHAGHKQAISAQNIANADTPGYRAKELPAFETTLRGSLSEQRATRTGHLNGQSDRMVATSDRRDAMDPNGNTVSLEIEMIEAVDAKRQHDRALAIYRNSLSVIRASLGRS, translated from the coding sequence ATGTTCCAAAACCTGGACGTCTTCAGAACGGCGATGGCGATGGCCAAACATGCTGGCCACAAGCAAGCGATCAGCGCCCAAAACATCGCAAACGCGGATACCCCGGGGTATCGCGCGAAAGAACTGCCCGCATTCGAGACAACCCTGCGCGGGTCTCTGTCCGAACAGCGCGCAACCCGCACGGGGCACCTGAACGGTCAAAGCGACCGCATGGTCGCGACAAGCGATCGGCGCGACGCGATGGACCCCAACGGCAACACCGTTTCGCTCGAAATCGAAATGATCGAGGCCGTCGATGCCAAACGCCAGCACGACCGCGCCTTGGCAATTTACCGCAACAGCCTGTCCGTCATCCGGGCAAGCCTTGGCCGCAGCTGA
- a CDS encoding FliI/YscN family ATPase codes for MDNSVIKGLSARIAQMQPVRNVGRVRSVDGTTIWVSGLAHTACIGDRLRLFHPGGALEGEVLRIRDELVAMLPDEAADGVSQGDRVAVMGAPVLAPCDSWIGRVIDPYGRPLDGAPLGPGPHRRPFRASPPPAAARRGLGARLNTGLAVFDTLLPIVQGQRIGLFAGSGVGKSRLLSQLAQGMQADVVVLALVGERGREVQEFVRHVLGPEGMARSVVVAATSDRSPMERRRCPLAAMTIAEHFRDQGKHVLYLADSITRFAEAHREVAIASGELPALRGHPPSVAHQIMRLAERAGPGLPEAGDITAVFSVLVAGSDMDEPVADILRGVLDGHVVMDRQIAERGRFPAIDLLRSVSRSLPEAATPHENELISRVRQLLGAYTRSETMIRAGLYRDGEDPVLDQAIRAWADLDGFIAEESPGGPTNAFNKLELVLRRSGAGTNAGAALQAGRGPKQNGRAAIRPTVRGR; via the coding sequence ATGGACAATAGTGTGATCAAAGGGCTCAGCGCGCGAATCGCGCAGATGCAGCCGGTTCGGAATGTCGGTCGCGTGCGATCCGTGGACGGAACAACGATCTGGGTCAGCGGCCTGGCGCATACCGCCTGTATCGGCGATCGGTTGCGGCTGTTTCACCCTGGCGGCGCGCTTGAGGGCGAAGTGCTGAGAATTCGAGACGAATTGGTCGCAATGCTGCCGGACGAGGCTGCCGATGGGGTTTCGCAGGGCGATCGGGTGGCCGTCATGGGCGCCCCCGTACTGGCGCCCTGCGATTCGTGGATTGGCCGGGTGATCGACCCCTATGGGCGGCCGCTGGACGGCGCGCCGCTGGGGCCGGGCCCCCACCGCCGACCGTTTCGCGCCAGCCCGCCCCCTGCCGCCGCGCGCCGCGGGTTGGGCGCAAGGCTGAACACGGGACTGGCGGTTTTCGACACGCTGCTGCCCATCGTCCAAGGGCAGAGAATCGGGCTTTTCGCCGGATCGGGTGTCGGCAAATCACGGTTGCTGTCGCAATTGGCGCAGGGGATGCAAGCCGACGTGGTCGTGCTGGCGCTTGTCGGCGAACGCGGGCGCGAGGTGCAGGAGTTCGTGCGCCATGTGCTGGGCCCCGAGGGGATGGCGCGCAGCGTGGTCGTTGCGGCGACCTCGGACCGGTCTCCGATGGAGCGGCGGCGCTGCCCGCTGGCGGCCATGACCATTGCCGAACACTTTCGGGACCAGGGCAAGCACGTGCTTTACCTGGCCGATTCGATCACCCGCTTTGCCGAGGCGCACCGCGAAGTGGCCATCGCGTCGGGAGAACTGCCCGCGCTGCGCGGCCACCCGCCGTCGGTTGCGCATCAGATCATGCGGCTGGCTGAACGCGCCGGTCCAGGATTGCCCGAAGCGGGGGATATCACCGCCGTTTTCAGCGTGCTGGTCGCGGGGTCGGACATGGATGAACCCGTCGCCGACATCCTGCGCGGTGTTCTGGACGGGCATGTGGTGATGGATCGCCAGATCGCCGAGCGCGGCAGATTTCCGGCGATCGATCTGTTGCGGTCGGTGTCCCGCAGTTTGCCCGAGGCCGCGACCCCGCATGAAAATGAACTGATCTCTCGGGTGCGCCAGCTGTTGGGTGCTTACACCCGGTCCGAGACGATGATCCGCGCCGGGCTGTACCGGGATGGAGAGGACCCGGTTCTGGATCAGGCGATTCGCGCCTGGGCGGATCTGGACGGATTCATCGCCGAGGAGTCGCCGGGCGGTCCGACCAATGCTTTCAACAAGCTGGAACTGGTTCTCAGACGGTCGGGTGCCGGTACGAATGCGGGCGCGGCGCTTCAGGCTGGCCGGGGGCCAAAGCAAAACGGCCGGGCAGCGATCCGCCCGACCGTGCGAGGCCGTTGA
- a CDS encoding DUF1217 domain-containing protein: MSFQPVIVGSGLVGWQFLKATQDTQRQVFEKSADLVRDTDYFKENIGQIKTAEDLVSDRRLLRVALGAFGLQDDINNKFFIRKILEEGGADPQSLANKLSDDRYGAIASAFAFDSPVGARTQLSYFGDEIVAKYREQSFEVAVGDQDDSLRLALNFQRSLPELAEGSGGNDTKWFKVMGTTALRTVFETAMGLPSGFGQLDIDQQLEVFRDKAQSRFGVTEVSELADPEVMEKVVQTYLLQTQVQDFSQSSAGLVALSLLQSIPRTSLLG; this comes from the coding sequence ATGAGCTTTCAGCCGGTCATTGTCGGCAGCGGTCTGGTCGGGTGGCAATTCCTCAAGGCCACCCAGGATACACAGCGCCAGGTTTTCGAAAAGTCCGCCGACCTTGTGCGCGACACGGACTACTTCAAGGAAAACATCGGTCAGATCAAGACCGCCGAAGACCTGGTGTCCGACCGCCGGCTGTTGCGGGTCGCGCTTGGGGCCTTTGGACTGCAGGATGATATCAACAATAAGTTTTTCATCCGCAAGATCCTGGAAGAAGGCGGCGCAGACCCGCAAAGCCTGGCCAACAAGCTGTCCGATGATCGCTACGGCGCAATCGCCAGCGCTTTTGCGTTCGATTCGCCGGTCGGGGCGCGGACGCAACTCAGTTATTTCGGCGATGAAATCGTCGCCAAATATCGCGAACAATCCTTCGAGGTTGCGGTCGGCGATCAGGATGACAGCCTGAGATTGGCCCTGAATTTTCAGCGAAGCCTGCCCGAACTTGCCGAAGGAAGCGGCGGCAACGACACCAAATGGTTCAAGGTTATGGGCACCACCGCCCTGCGCACGGTGTTCGAAACCGCAATGGGCCTGCCCAGTGGCTTTGGCCAGCTCGACATCGACCAACAACTCGAGGTTTTTCGCGACAAGGCTCAAAGCAGGTTCGGTGTAACCGAGGTAAGTGAACTGGCGGACCCCGAAGTCATGGAAAAGGTCGTTCAGACCTACCTGCTGCAAACCCAGGTTCAGGACTTTTCGCAATCATCGGCGGGTCTGGTCGCCTTGTCGTTGCTGCAGTCCATTCCGCGCACCTCCTTGCTGGGCTGA
- the flbT gene encoding flagellar biosynthesis repressor FlbT has translation MSGLVLKLGPRERVLINGAVIENGDRRSRLSIVTPNANVLRLRDAIHPEEAQTPVRRLCYTAQLILTGDAEPGDAKKQLLPRIEELSHILIDPDSRRLLAQASNALLTEQFYQCLKALRALIPREDRLLAASRQ, from the coding sequence ATGAGCGGATTGGTTCTGAAACTTGGCCCTCGCGAACGCGTCTTGATCAACGGGGCCGTCATCGAAAACGGGGATCGGCGCAGCCGGCTTTCCATCGTGACCCCGAATGCGAATGTCTTGCGGTTGCGCGACGCCATTCATCCCGAAGAAGCGCAGACACCCGTGCGGCGCCTTTGCTATACCGCCCAGCTGATCCTGACCGGTGACGCAGAGCCTGGTGATGCGAAAAAACAATTGCTGCCTCGGATCGAGGAGCTGAGCCATATCCTGATCGACCCGGACAGCCGCCGCCTGTTGGCGCAGGCCAGCAACGCCCTGCTGACGGAACAGTTCTATCAGTGCCTCAAAGCGCTGCGCGCCTTGATCCCGCGAGAGGACCGGCTTTTGGCCGCGTCTCGGCAATGA
- the flaF gene encoding flagellar biosynthesis regulator FlaF: MNAHSLAQHAYSQTARTTKTPRGTEYELIARVTHRIKSAAEAGPKAYPRLVEALSENQRLWTMLAVDVADKENGLPQDLRARIFYLAEFVQKHTSQVLMKQARITPLLEINAAVLRGLSGRRTT, encoded by the coding sequence GTGAACGCCCATTCCCTTGCCCAGCACGCCTATTCGCAGACGGCGCGGACGACAAAGACGCCCCGTGGCACCGAATACGAACTGATTGCCCGCGTAACCCATCGCATCAAGTCAGCCGCAGAAGCCGGGCCCAAGGCCTATCCAAGACTGGTCGAAGCGCTTTCGGAAAACCAGCGCCTTTGGACCATGTTGGCGGTCGACGTCGCCGACAAGGAAAACGGCCTGCCCCAAGATCTAAGGGCGCGTATCTTCTACCTGGCCGAGTTTGTGCAAAAACACACCTCCCAGGTCTTGATGAAGCAAGCTCGGATTACCCCCCTTCTGGAAATAAATGCCGCCGTCCTGCGTGGACTGAGCGGTCGGAGAACAACCTGA
- a CDS encoding flagellin encodes MSSILTNNGAMVALQTLKSINSGLAQTQSEISTGKRVSSAKDNSAVWAISKVMEADVKGFKGISDSLNLGQSTVAVARQAAETTTELLTDIKGKIVAAQEENVDREKIQTDINALRDQISAVVGAAQFNGLNLLSNTDKTANTGSINVLASLDRSGTGVTASDINVGKQDLGTGASAITGTAQATGGTQMSGAAAGAAITLTGAGTAPTTTFTIVPDEVAAGVGYAITLASGASGLAGANTAATTGKPSEIMYVARDGDTAQDVFDGLNDAMVKHLEANGVDTADLSMSFTASTGAVAVTGSTTTGNNVSFRADTFAAAGNTIGGRLESLSDIDVTTQAGADAALEEIEGLIQISIDSAANFGSAQGRIETQTDFITGLTDALKSGIGTLVDADMEEASARLQALQVQQQLGVQALSIANQAPQQLLSLFR; translated from the coding sequence ATGTCTAGCATCCTGACGAACAACGGCGCCATGGTGGCGCTTCAGACCCTGAAATCGATCAACTCGGGCCTGGCCCAGACCCAGTCGGAAATCTCGACCGGCAAGCGGGTTTCCAGCGCCAAGGACAACTCGGCGGTTTGGGCGATCTCCAAGGTCATGGAGGCCGACGTTAAGGGCTTCAAGGGCATCTCGGACAGCCTCAACCTGGGTCAGTCGACCGTCGCCGTGGCCCGCCAGGCCGCTGAAACGACGACTGAGCTGCTGACCGACATCAAGGGCAAGATCGTCGCCGCACAGGAAGAAAACGTCGATCGTGAAAAGATCCAGACCGACATCAACGCCCTGCGCGACCAGATCTCGGCTGTTGTGGGCGCAGCCCAGTTCAACGGCCTGAACCTGCTGTCCAACACCGACAAGACGGCCAACACCGGCAGCATCAACGTGCTGGCATCGCTTGACCGTTCGGGCACCGGTGTAACCGCAAGCGACATCAATGTCGGCAAGCAGGACCTTGGCACCGGCGCTTCGGCGATCACCGGTACGGCCCAGGCAACCGGCGGCACCCAGATGTCCGGCGCGGCAGCGGGCGCAGCTATCACCCTGACGGGTGCCGGCACCGCACCGACCACGACCTTCACCATTGTTCCGGACGAAGTTGCTGCAGGCGTTGGTTATGCCATCACCCTGGCATCCGGCGCATCGGGTCTGGCCGGAGCGAACACCGCTGCGACCACAGGCAAACCGTCCGAGATCATGTATGTGGCTCGCGATGGCGATACCGCTCAGGACGTCTTTGACGGTCTGAACGATGCCATGGTCAAGCACCTCGAAGCCAACGGTGTGGATACTGCCGATCTGTCGATGTCCTTTACCGCATCGACCGGCGCCGTGGCCGTGACCGGATCGACCACCACCGGCAACAACGTGTCGTTCCGCGCGGATACCTTTGCTGCGGCCGGCAACACCATCGGTGGCCGCCTCGAATCGCTCAGCGATATCGACGTGACCACCCAGGCGGGCGCTGATGCGGCTCTCGAAGAAATCGAAGGTCTGATCCAGATCTCGATCGACTCGGCTGCAAACTTCGGTTCGGCCCAGGGCCGCATCGAAACCCAGACCGACTTCATCACCGGCCTGACCGATGCGCTGAAGTCCGGGATCGGCACCCTTGTCGACGCCGACATGGAAGAGGCCTCGGCCCGTCTGCAGGCCCTGCAGGTCCAGCAGCAGCTGGGTGTCCAGGCGCTGTCGATCGCCAACCAGGCACCGCAGCAGCTTCTGTCGCTGTTCCGCTAA
- a CDS encoding flagellar protein FlgN, which translates to MTNDTDLIRLEELIAAERQALLEGDFDRIADLMEEKQDLAFGLAKTTNDETKVAPLRDGLRRNQELFDHALAGLRNVANRLNHLNHLRKTLDTYDEKGRRTPLSTPAENKLERRA; encoded by the coding sequence ATGACCAATGACACCGACCTTATCCGCCTGGAAGAACTCATCGCAGCCGAGCGGCAGGCCCTGCTCGAAGGTGACTTTGACCGAATCGCCGACCTGATGGAGGAAAAGCAGGATCTGGCATTCGGGCTGGCCAAGACCACAAATGACGAAACCAAGGTCGCGCCGCTGCGCGACGGGCTGCGCCGGAATCAGGAGCTGTTCGATCACGCGCTGGCCGGTTTGCGCAATGTCGCGAACCGCCTGAATCACCTGAACCACCTGCGCAAAACACTGGACACCTATGACGAAAAGGGCCGTCGCACACCGCTGAGCACACCGGCAGAAAACAAGCTGGAACGCAGGGCGTGA
- a CDS encoding rod-binding protein has protein sequence MDIPPIPAAPRQIQDKALKAAAQGLEASFLAEMLEAAGVGKTPESFGGGAGEDQFSSFLVQEQARAMAAKGGIGLADTLYRSMKEKFDDQ, from the coding sequence ATGGATATCCCCCCGATCCCTGCCGCCCCCAGGCAGATACAGGACAAGGCGCTGAAAGCCGCCGCACAGGGTCTCGAAGCCAGCTTTCTGGCCGAAATGCTCGAGGCTGCCGGCGTTGGAAAGACCCCCGAAAGCTTTGGCGGCGGCGCGGGCGAGGATCAATTCTCGTCCTTCCTGGTGCAGGAACAGGCCCGCGCGATGGCCGCCAAGGGCGGTATCGGCCTTGCCGACACGCTTTATCGTTCAATGAAGGAGAAATTCGATGACCAATGA